A stretch of Pseudoalteromonas sp. A25 DNA encodes these proteins:
- a CDS encoding glycosyl hydrolase family 18 protein encodes MSSQKILKSALKLSVLTLGLMGAQSHAYDCTDVPEWNAGMTSTAGAVVQQNNVAYEAKWWNRTEPETHSGPWQEWLNLGACDSVVINKEPKINQLNPADGSEFNVNDSVAIVANATDEDGSVAKVDFYVNGSLFLTDTSGTNDNFEASWQAVEGTHTISVKATDNEGAVSSMLSHQVIVKSDTPVNKAPVAVLDIVNMPPELVVGSSVKFALSGTDEDGTISKLSFAVNGTEVVATNGGATEHTWQATALGQVTFTLTVTDNEGATGQISKSVNVIDPGADADACRPEGLYQTPGVNTPYCTIYDQNGRELMGPDHPRRVIGYFTSWRNGANGQPSYLVNDIPWDKITHINYAFAHVDANNKVSIGDPNAAGNPATNMEWPGVAGAELDPSLPYKGHFNLLNKYKKQYPDVKTLISVGGWAETGGYFGPDGTRVQSGGFYTMTTNADGSVNHAGIDAFAKSAVEFIKKYGFDGVDIDYEYPSSMDDSGHPDDFPISNARRAGLNASYQVLMKRLREELDKAGEADGQHYMLTIASPSSGYLLRGMETFQSVKYLDYVNIMSYDLHGAWNSHVGHNASLFDTGEDSELKQWNVYGTKEFEGIGYLNTDWAVRYFRGSVSAGRINIGIPYYTRGFQNVQGGTNGLWGQAAFADQANCPPGTGKGDKNKCGNGAVGIDNLWHDKNDVGLEVPAGSNPLWHAKNLQDGVMPSYAADYGLDPENDPTDKLTGTYTRHYDSVAVAPWLWNDQKKVFISIEDEESMAAKVDYVINNGLGGIMFWELAGDFDYDAAKGEYFMGSSMTSLAYSKFNQNGSKYNVHQGNVNFQLPEKSVDVSFTAKDFPAGDANYPISPTFSFKNNSQIDLTGAKISFDVPVSTSAIFKSNWNATEKLKMAVDENGSNAAGNNIGGFENEFHRFSITLVNEWGSVPKSFAPGETVNAQVMYYMPISGPINFVVEKDGQQYAFKSEYPKLPEAQPGDGNGGDPVTKCEGTPIEDIVVYPTLPRGTHASGGDLVRQGQAVYKAKWWTNKAPEGSSDYQKVCSL; translated from the coding sequence ATGAGTTCACAAAAAATACTCAAGTCGGCGCTCAAGTTGAGCGTCTTAACTTTGGGATTAATGGGCGCGCAATCGCATGCTTACGACTGTACCGATGTTCCTGAATGGAACGCTGGTATGACATCAACAGCGGGTGCTGTTGTTCAGCAGAACAATGTTGCCTATGAAGCTAAATGGTGGAACAGAACTGAACCAGAAACACATTCTGGACCATGGCAAGAATGGTTGAATTTGGGTGCTTGTGACAGCGTTGTCATAAATAAGGAGCCTAAAATCAACCAGTTGAATCCAGCTGATGGCTCTGAATTTAACGTAAATGACAGCGTTGCCATTGTTGCAAATGCAACTGACGAAGATGGTAGTGTGGCTAAAGTTGACTTTTACGTAAATGGTTCTTTGTTCCTAACTGATACGTCAGGAACAAATGATAATTTTGAAGCCTCTTGGCAGGCTGTTGAAGGCACACATACTATATCTGTGAAAGCCACTGATAACGAGGGGGCAGTGTCAAGTATGCTGAGCCATCAAGTTATTGTAAAAAGTGATACCCCGGTTAACAAAGCGCCTGTTGCTGTACTTGATATTGTGAACATGCCTCCTGAACTTGTTGTAGGTTCCAGCGTTAAGTTTGCTTTATCTGGCACTGATGAAGATGGAACTATTAGCAAATTGAGTTTTGCGGTTAACGGCACTGAAGTGGTGGCTACAAATGGTGGCGCAACAGAGCATACTTGGCAGGCTACAGCGCTTGGTCAGGTGACCTTTACTCTGACAGTTACTGACAATGAAGGAGCAACGGGCCAGATCAGCAAATCGGTCAATGTTATAGACCCAGGTGCGGATGCAGATGCTTGTAGACCAGAAGGTTTGTATCAAACACCGGGCGTAAACACTCCGTACTGTACTATTTACGATCAAAATGGCCGTGAACTCATGGGCCCAGATCATCCTCGTCGTGTTATTGGCTACTTCACTAGTTGGCGCAATGGTGCCAATGGACAACCGAGCTATTTGGTTAATGATATCCCTTGGGATAAAATCACTCACATCAACTACGCATTTGCGCATGTCGATGCAAATAACAAAGTATCGATTGGTGACCCCAACGCAGCTGGTAACCCTGCCACTAATATGGAATGGCCAGGTGTTGCAGGCGCTGAACTTGACCCGAGCTTACCTTACAAAGGGCATTTTAACTTACTTAACAAATACAAAAAACAATACCCAGATGTTAAAACCTTAATTTCTGTCGGTGGTTGGGCTGAAACGGGCGGTTATTTTGGCCCTGATGGCACACGTGTTCAAAGTGGTGGTTTTTATACCATGACCACCAACGCAGATGGCTCTGTCAATCACGCTGGTATCGATGCATTTGCTAAAAGTGCTGTAGAGTTTATTAAAAAATATGGTTTTGATGGGGTAGACATTGACTACGAATATCCATCTTCAATGGATGACTCAGGTCACCCAGATGACTTCCCAATTTCAAATGCACGCCGCGCTGGATTGAATGCGTCATATCAAGTGCTGATGAAGCGTTTACGTGAAGAATTAGATAAAGCAGGTGAGGCAGATGGTCAGCACTATATGCTAACTATTGCATCTCCATCTTCAGGTTATTTATTGCGCGGCATGGAAACGTTCCAATCAGTTAAATACCTCGATTATGTAAACATTATGTCGTACGACTTACACGGTGCATGGAACTCACATGTTGGTCACAACGCGTCGTTATTTGATACTGGTGAAGACTCAGAGCTCAAACAGTGGAATGTTTATGGCACAAAAGAGTTTGAAGGGATTGGCTATTTAAATACAGATTGGGCGGTACGCTATTTTAGAGGCTCGGTCTCAGCAGGTCGTATCAATATTGGTATTCCATACTACACTCGCGGCTTCCAAAATGTACAAGGTGGCACAAATGGTCTTTGGGGACAGGCTGCATTTGCCGACCAAGCAAATTGTCCGCCAGGTACGGGTAAGGGTGATAAAAACAAATGCGGTAACGGCGCTGTTGGTATTGATAACTTATGGCATGACAAAAATGACGTAGGGCTTGAAGTGCCTGCCGGCTCTAACCCGCTTTGGCATGCTAAAAACCTGCAAGATGGGGTAATGCCAAGTTATGCTGCTGATTATGGTCTTGATCCAGAAAACGACCCTACAGACAAGCTAACCGGTACTTACACACGTCATTATGACTCTGTTGCTGTTGCACCTTGGCTTTGGAATGACCAGAAAAAAGTATTCATCTCAATTGAAGATGAAGAGTCTATGGCGGCTAAAGTCGATTATGTCATCAACAATGGCCTTGGTGGGATCATGTTCTGGGAGCTTGCCGGAGACTTTGATTACGATGCTGCGAAGGGTGAGTATTTTATGGGCTCGAGTATGACATCGCTTGCTTATAGCAAGTTTAATCAAAATGGCTCTAAGTATAATGTGCACCAGGGTAACGTGAACTTCCAATTACCTGAAAAATCAGTGGATGTAAGCTTTACAGCTAAAGATTTTCCTGCTGGAGATGCTAACTATCCGATCAGCCCAACCTTCTCATTTAAGAATAACTCACAGATTGATTTAACTGGCGCGAAAATATCGTTTGATGTGCCGGTTTCGACCTCAGCTATTTTTAAATCAAACTGGAATGCAACTGAAAAGCTGAAAATGGCGGTTGATGAAAATGGCTCAAATGCTGCGGGTAATAATATCGGCGGATTTGAAAATGAGTTCCACCGTTTCTCAATCACGCTAGTGAATGAGTGGGGCAGCGTACCGAAGTCATTTGCACCAGGCGAAACAGTTAATGCTCAGGTAATGTATTACATGCCTATCTCAGGTCCAATCAACTTTGTTGTTGAAAAAGACGGACAGCAATATGCCTTTAAATCTGAGTATCCAAAGCTACCAGAGGCTCAACCAGGTGATGGTAATGGTGGCGACCCGGTGACAAAGTGTGAAGGAACTCCTATAGAAGACATCGTTGTTTATCCAACGCTACCAAGAGGCACACATGCGTCTGGTGGAGATTTAGTACGCCAAGGCCAAGCGGTTTATAAAGCCAAATGGTGGACTAATAAAGCACCTGAAGGCAGTAGTGATTACCAAAAGGTATGTAGCCTTTAA
- a CDS encoding lytic polysaccharide monooxygenase, which produces MNKMLVNTPLLVATVSTALLSSLSFNVNAHGYMDFPKARQSICEAQGGYWWPEDGSNIPNQGCRAAFLESGYVQFIQEHEFSVNTANYNDQAAVEANVPDGALCAGGDNAKRGMNLPSEYWQSTEITPNANGEVAVRFRATTPHNPSFWKFYITKPEFNRATDTLRWEDLELVTELGNVEFVKDPDGKRFYEMKVSIPQNRVGDAILYTRWQRIDVVGEGFYNCSDITIVRDTGPVNWTSAGYFVAQGQQAQVGDTVWARVFDGTGKELVSKSLKVSDFNQGNWAEQLAQMLNLDHASIMQVGVKQSDDQIVFDPQNLLSNEVYVSNENYTYNLTIQAAPDNTPPKIHSPEPLVMDELSTATLHVHAFDDEQQDLTYQWQVPSELTWTGSGATIELTAPEVSADMQYSITVTVSDGQLSTSADVSITVKDSDQSQYPAWSQSKTYVGGDKVSHKGKNYQAKWWTRGEEPGSALVWLKL; this is translated from the coding sequence ATGAACAAGATGTTAGTTAACACCCCATTACTAGTGGCTACGGTTAGTACCGCATTATTGAGTAGCTTAAGTTTTAATGTGAATGCGCATGGCTATATGGACTTTCCTAAAGCGCGCCAATCAATTTGTGAGGCCCAAGGGGGTTATTGGTGGCCTGAAGATGGCTCGAACATTCCAAATCAAGGCTGTAGAGCCGCATTTTTGGAATCAGGATATGTGCAATTTATTCAAGAGCATGAGTTTTCGGTTAACACCGCCAATTATAACGATCAAGCTGCTGTTGAAGCGAATGTACCAGATGGCGCTTTGTGTGCTGGTGGCGACAATGCAAAGCGCGGCATGAATTTACCTTCTGAATATTGGCAAAGCACAGAAATTACACCCAATGCCAATGGTGAAGTGGCTGTTCGTTTTAGGGCTACAACGCCACACAACCCAAGCTTTTGGAAGTTTTACATTACAAAGCCAGAGTTTAACAGAGCGACAGATACGCTACGCTGGGAAGACCTAGAATTGGTTACCGAGCTTGGCAATGTTGAATTTGTGAAAGACCCTGATGGCAAACGATTTTATGAAATGAAAGTGTCGATTCCTCAAAATCGAGTGGGAGATGCCATTTTATATACGCGTTGGCAGCGCATTGACGTGGTAGGCGAAGGTTTTTACAACTGTAGTGACATTACCATAGTGCGTGATACAGGTCCTGTTAATTGGACCAGCGCTGGGTACTTTGTGGCGCAAGGTCAACAAGCGCAAGTGGGAGATACGGTTTGGGCTCGGGTATTTGATGGCACGGGTAAAGAGTTGGTAAGTAAGTCGCTGAAAGTCAGTGACTTCAACCAAGGTAACTGGGCAGAGCAGTTGGCGCAAATGCTTAACCTAGATCATGCCAGCATTATGCAAGTGGGCGTAAAACAAAGTGATGATCAGATTGTTTTTGACCCGCAAAATTTACTATCCAACGAAGTATATGTTAGCAATGAAAACTATACCTACAACCTCACCATTCAAGCCGCGCCGGATAATACGCCTCCTAAAATTCATTCACCAGAACCTCTGGTTATGGATGAATTATCAACGGCCACACTACATGTTCACGCCTTTGACGATGAACAGCAAGATTTAACCTATCAATGGCAGGTGCCCAGTGAGCTGACTTGGACAGGCTCCGGTGCAACAATCGAACTGACTGCACCTGAAGTGTCTGCTGATATGCAATACAGCATTACAGTGACAGTTTCTGATGGACAACTTAGTACTTCTGCTGACGTTTCTATCACCGTAAAAGATAGCGATCAATCTCAGTATCCCGCATGGAGTCAAAGCAAAACTTATGTCGGTGGCGATAAAGTCTCTCATAAAGGAAAGAACTATCAAGCGAAGTGGTGGACTCGAGGTGAGGAACCTGGCTCTGCATTGGTTTGGTTAAAGTTGTAA
- a CDS encoding sensor histidine kinase, which produces MAKLSEDYYRAYLREKQARDELELLLEEKTRALYESNQELEEKVQQLQTQQAVLMQTEKMATLGTLSAGVAHEINNPLAYVMSNLESLSYIKPVLSELLCISHDFIGGKITNTDVLTALKRLNKQQAFDFLMTDIDELLDDSQEGLRRIGAIVKNLLSFARPKNNLLAMSDITLSLESALKLLHNQLKNTHLICHVQPLPQSYCNLATLNQVIVNLLLNAKQACDGQVQGAEIIVELYSKHKTIYLSVTDNGCGMSDETIKHIFDPFYTTKPVGQGTGMGMSIVYSIIQEHQGQIVIESTLGIGSKITCELPILNIPEL; this is translated from the coding sequence ATGGCTAAGTTATCGGAGGATTACTACAGGGCATATCTTCGAGAAAAGCAAGCAAGGGATGAATTAGAGTTATTGTTGGAAGAAAAAACAAGAGCACTTTATGAATCTAATCAAGAGCTTGAGGAGAAGGTCCAGCAATTGCAAACCCAGCAAGCTGTACTAATGCAAACGGAAAAAATGGCGACTCTGGGCACTTTATCTGCAGGAGTGGCACACGAAATTAATAACCCCTTGGCGTATGTCATGAGTAACTTAGAGAGCTTGAGCTATATCAAGCCTGTACTCAGTGAGCTGCTTTGTATTAGTCATGATTTTATTGGCGGAAAAATCACAAATACAGATGTTTTAACGGCCCTTAAACGTTTAAACAAACAACAGGCATTTGACTTTTTAATGACCGATATAGACGAGCTGTTAGATGATTCGCAAGAGGGGCTGCGTAGGATTGGTGCGATTGTAAAAAACCTCTTGAGTTTTGCTAGGCCAAAAAACAATTTGTTAGCAATGAGCGATATCACCCTCTCTTTAGAGAGTGCGCTTAAATTGCTGCATAACCAGTTAAAAAATACACATTTAATCTGTCATGTCCAACCGCTCCCTCAAAGCTATTGTAACTTGGCCACGCTCAACCAAGTAATAGTAAACTTGTTACTCAATGCCAAACAAGCATGTGATGGGCAAGTACAAGGGGCCGAAATAATAGTAGAGCTATATAGTAAGCATAAAACTATCTATTTAAGTGTTACAGACAATGGGTGTGGAATGAGTGATGAAACGATAAAGCACATCTTTGACCCTTTTTATACCACAAAACCTGTCGGGCAAGGGACAGGCATGGGCATGTCGATAGTCTATTCAATTATACAAGAGCATCAGGGGCAAATTGTGATAGAAAGTACACTTGGCATTGGGAGTAAAATAACGTGTGAACTGCCAATATTAAACATACCCGAGTTGTAA
- a CDS encoding glycosyl hydrolase family 18 protein produces the protein MKIKHLTAAVALAMMSGAVIAAPSTPSLSWEAQQYSFVEVNLDGQGSYKDLVNAKEQVNISIKWNAWSGDGGDGYKVYFDDMLVNEGTLPAGTKSGVIEFPYESSGRHTLYVELCEGDTCARSAGKAIVIADTDGGHLEPLPMNVNPNNKNYGTNPNYVTGAYFVEWGIYGRNFDVTKIPAQNLSHLLYGFIPICGPNESLKEIENGNSWRALQKACAGSADYEVVIHDPWAAIQKALPGVDSKDPIRGTYAQLMALKQRYPDLKILPSVGGWTLSDPFHGFTEKANRDTFVASMKKFLKTWKFYDGVDIDWEFPGGGGPNGNLGDPVNDGPAYVALMQELRAMLDELEAETGREYELSSAIGTGYDKIEDVDYQAASQYMDYIFAMTYDFFGGWNNVTGHQTALYCGSHISVDECNGTGVDDNGEPRKGPAYSTDNAIKLLLAQGVDSKKLVVGAAMYGRGWEGVMEANATIPGNPMTAPGNGKFKGSTTEGVWEPGIMDYKGIVANLLGPNGTGINGFEAGYDEQAEAAYVWNRSNGKLLTFDNARSVKAKGGYVKVNDLGGLFAWEIDADNGDILNAMHEGLAGSVPPNRAPVVSVDSQVTIANGGTATVTASATDADRDTLTYSWSADASLSLANANSASVVVTAPTLTSDANYTLTVTVSDGTVSVSKDVTVTVSTSPNSAPVLAPIADVTLEENTSVNVSAVATDADNDALTYTWNVPAGLTVSGSGASVSLSAAEVSQDTTYTVSVSVSDGTESVSRSFQVTVTDKAGPVDTWERNKVYVGGDTVVYGGKNYRAKWWTRGEEPGKALVWQAL, from the coding sequence ATGAAAATAAAACATTTAACGGCCGCTGTGGCCTTAGCGATGATGTCGGGTGCTGTTATAGCAGCGCCTTCAACACCCAGTTTAAGCTGGGAGGCTCAGCAGTATTCTTTTGTTGAGGTTAATCTGGATGGTCAGGGATCATACAAAGATTTAGTTAACGCCAAAGAGCAAGTAAACATCAGCATCAAGTGGAATGCATGGAGCGGCGACGGTGGTGATGGCTATAAAGTGTATTTTGACGATATGTTAGTTAATGAAGGCACTTTACCTGCGGGTACTAAAAGCGGTGTGATTGAATTTCCTTATGAAAGTTCTGGTCGTCACACACTTTATGTTGAACTGTGTGAAGGCGATACATGTGCACGAAGCGCAGGCAAGGCCATTGTTATTGCGGATACCGATGGTGGTCATTTAGAGCCGCTTCCTATGAATGTTAACCCAAATAACAAAAACTATGGCACTAACCCGAATTACGTGACGGGGGCATACTTTGTTGAGTGGGGGATTTATGGGCGTAACTTTGATGTTACCAAGATCCCAGCGCAAAACTTATCACATTTACTTTATGGCTTTATTCCAATCTGTGGTCCAAACGAGTCTCTTAAAGAAATAGAAAATGGTAACAGTTGGAGAGCTTTGCAAAAGGCGTGTGCTGGCTCTGCAGATTACGAAGTAGTAATTCATGACCCTTGGGCTGCCATTCAAAAAGCGCTACCAGGCGTTGATTCTAAAGATCCTATCCGTGGTACATACGCGCAGTTAATGGCACTTAAGCAGCGTTACCCAGATCTTAAAATTCTCCCATCGGTTGGTGGCTGGACGCTGTCTGATCCTTTCCATGGGTTTACTGAGAAAGCGAACCGTGACACGTTTGTTGCCTCTATGAAAAAGTTCTTAAAGACATGGAAATTCTATGATGGCGTAGATATTGACTGGGAATTCCCTGGTGGCGGCGGTCCAAATGGTAACTTAGGTGATCCAGTCAACGATGGTCCAGCTTATGTTGCATTGATGCAAGAATTGCGCGCTATGCTTGATGAACTTGAAGCAGAAACGGGACGTGAGTACGAGCTCAGTTCAGCAATTGGTACCGGTTACGATAAGATTGAAGATGTAGACTATCAAGCGGCTTCGCAGTACATGGATTATATCTTCGCGATGACTTACGACTTCTTTGGTGGTTGGAACAATGTGACAGGCCATCAAACAGCACTATATTGTGGTTCACACATCAGTGTTGATGAATGTAACGGCACGGGCGTAGATGACAATGGCGAACCACGCAAAGGTCCTGCATACAGTACCGACAACGCGATTAAATTATTGCTTGCCCAAGGGGTTGACTCTAAGAAACTAGTCGTTGGTGCGGCGATGTATGGTCGTGGCTGGGAAGGGGTAATGGAAGCTAACGCAACCATTCCTGGAAACCCAATGACGGCACCAGGTAACGGTAAGTTTAAAGGTTCTACAACAGAGGGCGTTTGGGAGCCTGGTATCATGGACTACAAAGGGATTGTAGCCAACTTGTTAGGGCCAAACGGTACTGGTATCAACGGTTTTGAAGCTGGATACGATGAACAAGCAGAAGCAGCTTATGTTTGGAACCGTAGTAACGGTAAACTACTAACATTCGATAACGCTCGTTCAGTAAAAGCGAAAGGTGGTTACGTAAAAGTAAACGACCTAGGCGGTTTGTTCGCATGGGAAATAGACGCTGACAACGGTGATATCTTAAATGCGATGCACGAAGGGTTGGCAGGTTCTGTACCACCAAATCGCGCGCCGGTTGTATCGGTAGATAGCCAAGTAACGATTGCTAATGGCGGTACCGCAACAGTGACTGCCAGTGCAACGGATGCAGATCGTGACACACTTACTTACTCTTGGAGTGCAGATGCATCGCTAAGCCTTGCAAATGCAAACTCAGCGAGTGTAGTTGTAACAGCACCTACACTGACTTCTGATGCAAATTATACACTTACCGTAACGGTATCAGATGGCACTGTGTCAGTGTCTAAAGATGTTACTGTAACCGTAAGTACATCGCCTAACAGTGCACCGGTGCTTGCGCCTATCGCTGATGTTACATTAGAAGAAAACACGTCGGTGAACGTAAGCGCAGTCGCAACAGATGCAGACAACGATGCGTTAACATACACGTGGAATGTGCCTGCAGGGCTAACTGTATCTGGCTCAGGTGCTAGTGTTAGTTTAAGTGCGGCTGAGGTATCACAAGATACAACATACACAGTGTCAGTATCAGTATCAGATGGCACTGAAAGTGTTTCACGCTCGTTCCAAGTAACAGTGACAGATAAAGCCGGTCCAGTAGATACATGGGAGCGCAACAAGGTGTATGTTGGTGGTGATACGGTGGTTTATGGTGGCAAAAACTATCGAGCTAAATGGTGGACGCGTGGTGAAGAACCAGGCAAAGCACTAGTATGGCAAGCACTATAA